The segment CAAGCTCGCGTGGGTCAGCGAACACCTCTTCTGTTACGACAGTACGAGTCAGTGCACCCGCCTTTCGGCGTCGAATCCGTACAAGGTCGGGACCCGATCGCTGTACAGCCTCGACAGAAGGGGGCGCACGGGCCTCCTGCCGGGTCGGTCCGGACGGGTGGTCGGGCCGGGGTCGGGCCGGGGGTGGCCGGAGGGTCGAATTGGCAGGTCAGCGGCAAGATCGGGGCAGCAAGGAGGCCGCCGGACCGCCGCGCGCCGACAGGGGCGCACGGCGGCCGGCGGCCGGGTGCTCGGGCTCCGGATCAGGTCCGGATGGTAGGGATGCGCCAAAAGGCGGGATCAGCCCTTGGGGCGGTCGCCCTCCCCGGGGCGGTCCTCGCCCCGGCGCAGCTCCTCCTCGCGGCGGCGCAGGTCCGCCTCCCACTGCTTGAGCATGTCCTCGTGCCGCTCGTTGCCGCGCTTCAGCGAGGCCAGGAACTCCGGGTCGTCGTCCGGGGCGAGCGGCCGCCGCGGGCGCTCGTACTCCGGGTACCCGGCGGTCGGACCGGACGGCCGGGACACCTGCCGGCGGCGGGCCCCGGTGCGGTCGCGGCCGGCCACCAGCCAGGCGATCGAGCCGACCAGCGGGAAGAACAGCACGATGATCACCCACACCACCTTCGGCAGGTGGCGGACCTCGTCCTCGGGGGTGGTCAGGCAGTCGATGAACGCCCACACCCACAGGGCCAGCAGCGCGACCACGGGCACGACTCTCAGCACAGCACAGAACTCCGGAGCAGGTTCGGACAGGACCCTTGGCGGGCTCAGGGTAGCCCGTATCGGATACTGACAGGTATGGCATACGACGATCTCCGTTCCTTCCTCCGGGCACTGGAGCGGGAAGGCGACCTCAAACGGATCAAGGTCGAGGTCGACCCCCACCTGGAGGTCGGCGAGATCGTCGACCGGGTGCAGAAGGCCAAGGGCCCCGCGCTGCTCTTCGAGAACGTCAAGGGCTCGGCGATGCCGCTGGCCATGAACGTCTTCGGCACCGAGCGGCGGCTGTCCAAGGCGCTCGGCCTGAAGTCGCCCGACGACATCGCGGAGAAGATCGGCGGCCTGCTCAAGCCCGAACTGCCGCAGGGCTTCACCGGGTTCCGGGAGGCGTTCGGCAAGCTCGCCACGATGGCGCACGTCCCGCCGCGGAACGTGAAGTCCGGCGACGCGCCCGTCCACGAGGTGGTGCTCACCGGCGAGGACGTCGACCTGGAGCAGCTGCCCGCGCTGTTCACCTGGCCGCTGGACGGCGGCTCCTTCTTCAACCTCGGCCTCACCCACACCAAGGACCCGGACTCCGGCGTCCGCAACCTCGGCCTGTACCGGCTGCAGCGGCACGACAGGCGCACCATCGGCATGCACTGGCAGATCCACAAGGACAGCCGCAACCACGCCGCGGTGGCCGCCAAGCGCGGCGAGAGGCTGCCGGTGGCGATCGCCTTCGGCTGCCCGCCCGCCGTCACCTACGCCGCCACCGCGCCGCTGCCCGGCGACATCGACGAGTACCTGTTCGCCGGCTTCGTCGCGGGGGAGCGGGTCCGGATGGTCGACTGCAAGACCGTCCCGCTGCAGGTCCCGGCGGACGCCGAGGTGGTGCTGGAGGGCTGGCTGGAGCCGGGCGAACTGCTGCCCGAGGGCCCGTTCGGCGACCACACCGGCTTCTACACCCCGCAGGAGCCGTTCCCGGCGCTGACCATCGACTGCGTCACGATGCGCCGCCGCCCGGTCCTGCAGTCCATCGTGGTCGGCCGCCCGCCCACCGAGGACGGCCCGCTCGGCAAGTTCACCGAGCGCTTCTTCCTGCCGCTGCTCAAGGTGATCATCCCGGACATCGTCGACTACGACCTGCCCGAGGCCGGCGGCTTCCACAACTGCGTGATCGTCTCGATCGACAAGAAGTACCCGAAGCACGCCCAGAAGGTCATGCACGCCATCTGGGGCGCCCACATGATGTCGCTCACCAAGCTGATCGTCGTGGTGGACGCCGACTGCGACGTCCACGACTACCAGGAGGTCGCCTGGCGGGCCCTGGGCAACGTCGACTACAGCCGGGACCTCTCGGTCGTCGAGGGCCCGGTCGACCACCTCGACCACGCCTCCTACCAGCAGTTCTGGGGCGGCAAGGCGGGCATCGACGCCACCCGCAAGCTCCCCGAGGAGGGCTACACCCGCGACGGCGGCTGGCCCGAGATGGTCGCCTCCGACCCGGAGACCGCCGCCCGGGTCACCCGCCGCTGGAAGGAGTACGGACTGTGACCACCGCCGACGCGTTCGAGGCCCCGCCGAGCCGGACCCGGGCCTTCCTGCGCCTGGTCGCCATCGAGCACTCGGTGTTCGCGCTGCCCTTCGCCTACACCGCCGCGCTCACCGCGATGTTCCTCGCCGACAGGTCCGTGCACTGGCGCGAACTGCTGCTGGTCACGATCTGCATGGTCGGCCTGCGGACCTTCGCGATGGCCGCCAACCGGATCATCGACCGCGAGATCGACGCCCGGAACCCGCGCACCGCCGGCCGCGAACTCGTCACCGGCGCCGTCTCGGTGCGCACCGCGTACGTCGGCTCGGCGATCGCCCTGGTGGTCTTCCTCGGCTCGGCCGCGCTGCTCAACACCCTCTGCCTGCTGCTGGCCCCGATCGCCGTCGTCCCGATGGTGGTCTACCCCTACGGCAAGCGGTTCACCGACTTCCCGCAGGCCATCCTCGGCCTGGCCCAGGCGATGGGCCCGATCGGGGCCTGGCTGGCCGTCACCGGCACCTGGTCCTGGGACGCGGTGGTGCTCGGCCTCGCGGTCGGCATCTGGATCGGCGGCTTCGACCTGATCTACGCCTGCCAGGACGTCGCCGCCGACCGCGGCACGGGCGTCCGCTCGGTGCCCGCCCGGTTCGGCATCCCAGCCGCGATCAACGGGGCCAGGGTCTGCCACGCGATCACCACCGCGCTGCTGGCCTGGTACGCGGTGCTGACCGACGCGGGCGCGTTCTTCTGGTGCGGGCTCGCCGTGGTGGCGGGCGCGTTCGTCTACGAGCACACCATCGTCAAGCCGCACGACCTGTCCCGGCTGAACCGGGCGTTCTTCTCCACCAACGGGTTCGTGGGCATCTCGCTGTTCGCCTTCGCCCTGATCGACCTGATCAGCCGCGGGCTGACGGTCTGACGGCCCGATCGATGCCGGACGGCAGGGGCGTGCGGGGAGATCCGCGCGCCCCTGCC is part of the Kitasatospora cineracea genome and harbors:
- a CDS encoding menaquinone biosynthesis decarboxylase produces the protein MAYDDLRSFLRALEREGDLKRIKVEVDPHLEVGEIVDRVQKAKGPALLFENVKGSAMPLAMNVFGTERRLSKALGLKSPDDIAEKIGGLLKPELPQGFTGFREAFGKLATMAHVPPRNVKSGDAPVHEVVLTGEDVDLEQLPALFTWPLDGGSFFNLGLTHTKDPDSGVRNLGLYRLQRHDRRTIGMHWQIHKDSRNHAAVAAKRGERLPVAIAFGCPPAVTYAATAPLPGDIDEYLFAGFVAGERVRMVDCKTVPLQVPADAEVVLEGWLEPGELLPEGPFGDHTGFYTPQEPFPALTIDCVTMRRRPVLQSIVVGRPPTEDGPLGKFTERFFLPLLKVIIPDIVDYDLPEAGGFHNCVIVSIDKKYPKHAQKVMHAIWGAHMMSLTKLIVVVDADCDVHDYQEVAWRALGNVDYSRDLSVVEGPVDHLDHASYQQFWGGKAGIDATRKLPEEGYTRDGGWPEMVASDPETAARVTRRWKEYGL
- the mqnP gene encoding menaquinone biosynthesis prenyltransferase MqnP — encoded protein: MTTADAFEAPPSRTRAFLRLVAIEHSVFALPFAYTAALTAMFLADRSVHWRELLLVTICMVGLRTFAMAANRIIDREIDARNPRTAGRELVTGAVSVRTAYVGSAIALVVFLGSAALLNTLCLLLAPIAVVPMVVYPYGKRFTDFPQAILGLAQAMGPIGAWLAVTGTWSWDAVVLGLAVGIWIGGFDLIYACQDVAADRGTGVRSVPARFGIPAAINGARVCHAITTALLAWYAVLTDAGAFFWCGLAVVAGAFVYEHTIVKPHDLSRLNRAFFSTNGFVGISLFAFALIDLISRGLTV
- a CDS encoding PLD nuclease N-terminal domain-containing protein, which codes for MLRVVPVVALLALWVWAFIDCLTTPEDEVRHLPKVVWVIIVLFFPLVGSIAWLVAGRDRTGARRRQVSRPSGPTAGYPEYERPRRPLAPDDDPEFLASLKRGNERHEDMLKQWEADLRRREEELRRGEDRPGEGDRPKG